The following nucleotide sequence is from Gammaproteobacteria bacterium.
GTAGTTACCTGCAGGTGGTTGTACACGTAGCGTGTGAAATTCTTTTGATTCAGGAAACGCTGCACCGACTTCTGAAAAGCGTGGGATGATTCCACTACCGTATCCAAATACAGAAACGGTTCCACCTTTCCAATAACCTTTACGAGTTTCGTATGAATGTTCTAGCTGACCTAAAAGCGAGTTTGCTACACCATTAATTCTTGCATCTGGATGTTGGTCGCGAAGACGTTTAAATCCAGAAATAAAACTAGGCCAAGGGCCTTTCTCTAGCTCATCAAGCATGGGGGTAGGATGATGCTTATCGGCCATAGTGGAATCTCCTAAAAATTGTTACCAAGAAAGTCGTAATACTGGGTCAGTAGTTCAAGCCATAATTGATTGAATCTACACTCCATTTATCGTTACAGAATAAACGGAAAAGTCCTAAAAACATAATGTTAGGAAGTTTAGAAGTAGGGCTAATAAGTCAAAATCCCCTCCTTGGGATGCAGTCTAAAGTGCAACTTATCCCTATAGAGATACGATTTATTACAGTGTTGAGATAACTTATTTTAGTGGCTTTCCAAGTAGGCTAAGTCTATGTTTATAAGCAACAATAGAACCATACGTTTACAGCCATTTGCGCATATAGCTCATAAGAAATGCAGCCCTATCTCTTAAAAGAATCCCACTCTTATGAGGAGTGGCGTGCGCAAAAGCTATATAAGTACCCTGTGGATGCCAAGCAGCTAATTATTGAGCTAAATAACCCTATAAATTTAACGGATAATGAGCTAATCGCCTTCAAAACTACCTGTTCAAAGACGAATATCGCTCTCTATCGTTGTACAAATGTTGATCAAAATTTCAGGCAGAGTGCTATTTCTATCGCGCAACAACTGGGTTTGCGAGAGTTGGATGCCAATCTGTGTGCCGATGAAGATCGACTTTCAGTCATCACGGATACGGGGAAGGATATGGGCCAGGAAATAGGCAAGAAAAACTCCCATTACATTCCGTACACCAACAAACCACTCAATTGGCATACCGATGGATATTACAATGCAAGTGAGCAGTGTATTTATGCATTTTTAATGCACTGTGTGCGTCCGGCTAAAAGCGGCGGTGAAAATAGTTATCTAGATCCAGAAATTGCATACATTTTATTGCGTGATGAAAACCCTGATTACATCACTGCATTAATGCATGATGATGTAATGATGATTCCTGCAAATGAAATAGATGGAAAACAAATAAGACCTGCGCAAACAGGGCCGGTGTTTTTTGTTGATGAGGATTCGCAAGCTTTATGTATGCGTTACACCGCACGTCAACGCAGTATCGTCTGGAAGCAAGATAAGACTGTGCAACGCGCATTAGCTTTTTTGCATGAAATATTACAAGGTAATCCTTATATGTTTCATTACAGCTTAAACGCAGGTGAAGGTGTGGTTTGTAATAATGTTTTGCATAATCGCACTGCGTTTGAAGATCATCAAGATGAAAATAAAAGGCGCATGCTATACAGAGGTCGTTTTTATAATCGTCTGGCTATTGATCAAAAACCCCTACAAAATACGGTAAATCATTAATGTTGTGGCTAAGCGAACTCCTCATGCAACACCATGAGCTTAATTCTTTTGAAGAACTTAAAGAAAAGTTAACTGAACAAGTAAAACAAGGTGAAATGTTTTTTCGTATGGATGTGCGCCCGCCATTTCAAGACACACCCGAAAACTGGGAAGATATTTTGGAAGCGATATTTACTTCGGCTGGTAAAATCGGCGATTAGTATAAGCTTGTAAATTAGGATCGTTAAAAAAGTATGTTTTGGCAAGATCAAGAAGACGAAAATCAACGACCTGTTGTTCCCGATAACATTGTTGATTTATCTTTTAAAGTGCAGTGCAAACAATTGCCATTGGATCATGCTCATGAACTATCACAAACTTTGCAACAAGCATTGCCATGGATTGCAGATGAACCACAAGCAGGTATACATCTTATTCATGGTGCCGAATCAGGCAATGGTTGGGTGCGGCCACAAGAACCGGATGCAATATTAAGTTTGTCGAAACGCACTCGTTTTATGTTGCGCCTGCCAAAGCATCGTGTAGATGATGCATCTAAACTTGCAGGTCAAACATTGAATGTGGCAGGTAATGAATTAGTGTTAACTATGCCTAATCAAAAACCTCTTTCTGTTTTAACCACTATTTTTGCGCGTTATGTAGTGGCTTCTAATATGGAAAATAATATTGAAGATGAAGAGACTTTTCTAAATCAAACAGCAGAAATGCTAAGAAAAGAAGGTATTCAGGTTAAGAAGATGATGAGCGGTCGCGCGCATGTATTGCGCATGCCGGGCAAAAATTTGCTCACGCGAAGTCTCATGATTGATGGATTGAAAACGGAAGAGTCTATCTATTTGCAACAAAATGGCTTAGGTGCTGGCCGGCTCGTAGGGTGCGGGCTGTTTATACCGCATAA
It contains:
- a CDS encoding taurine catabolism dioxygenase TauD, encoding MQPYLLKESHSYEEWRAQKLYKYPVDAKQLIIELNNPINLTDNELIAFKTTCSKTNIALYRCTNVDQNFRQSAISIAQQLGLRELDANLCADEDRLSVITDTGKDMGQEIGKKNSHYIPYTNKPLNWHTDGYYNASEQCIYAFLMHCVRPAKSGGENSYLDPEIAYILLRDENPDYITALMHDDVMMIPANEIDGKQIRPAQTGPVFFVDEDSQALCMRYTARQRSIVWKQDKTVQRALAFLHEILQGNPYMFHYSLNAGEGVVCNNVLHNRTAFEDHQDENKRRMLYRGRFYNRLAIDQKPLQNTVNH
- a CDS encoding sulfur relay protein DsrC, encoding MLWLSELLMQHHELNSFEELKEKLTEQVKQGEMFFRMDVRPPFQDTPENWEDILEAIFTSAGKIGD
- the cas6 gene encoding type I-MYXAN CRISPR-associated protein Cas6/Cmx6; the encoded protein is MFWQDQEDENQRPVVPDNIVDLSFKVQCKQLPLDHAHELSQTLQQALPWIADEPQAGIHLIHGAESGNGWVRPQEPDAILSLSKRTRFMLRLPKHRVDDASKLAGQTLNVAGNELVLTMPNQKPLSVLTTIFARYVVASNMENNIEDEETFLNQTAEMLRKEGIQVKKMMSGRAHVLRMPGKNLLTRSLMIDGLKTEESIYLQQNGLGAGRLVGCGLFIPHKGIEAVGEAQQK